The sequence TCCTAATTGTTCAATAGTCGCTTCTTCTAATTTCATTCCCTTTTCTTCTGAAATAACTTCTCCACCAGTTAGGATAGCAATATCTTCAAGTATAGCCTTTCTTCTATCTCCAAAAGCAGGAGCTTTAACAGCAACAACATTTAAAGTTCCTCTTAATTTATTTATAACAAGAGTAGTTAGAGCTTCTCCTTCAATATCATCAGCAACAATTAAAACAGGTTTAGACATTTGTACTGTTTGTTCAAGTAAAGGTAGTAATTCTTTCATTGAAGAAATCTTTTTATCTGTCAATAAAATTAAAGGATTATCAAGTTCAGCTGTCATTCTTTCAGAATCTGTAACCATATATGGAGAAACATAACCTTTATCAAATTGCATTCCTTCAACAATTTCTAAGGTTGTTTCTAATGATTTTGCTTCTTCAACAGTTATAACACCTGTTTCACCAACTTTTGCCATAGCCTGAGCAATTAATTTACCTATTTCTTCATCACCAGCTGAAATTGATGCTACTTGTGAGATTTCTTCATTAGATTCAATTTTTTTAGCCTTATCTTTTAAAACTTCAACAGCTTCTTTTGCTGCAAGTTCAATTCCTTTCTTTAAGAAAATTGGATTTGCACCAGCACTTAACATTTTTAATCCTTCTTTAACAATAGCTTGAGCCAAAATTGTAGCAGTTGTTGTTCCGTCTCCTGCAACATCATTTGACTTAATTGCAACTTCTTTAACTAAGGCTGCCCCCATATTTTCAAATGGGTCTTCTAATTCAATTTCTTTTGCTATTGTAACACCATCATTAGTGATTAAAGGTGCTCCATAAGACTTTTCAAGAACCACATTTCTTCCTCTTGGACCTAATGTAACTTTTACAGCATCTGCAAGGGTATTAACCCCAATTTCTAATTTTTTTCTAGCTTCATCATTAAAATTTATAATTTTTGCCATTTATTTAACCTCCTAAATTATCCAATAATAGCTAAAATATCTTCTGCATTAACTATCAAATATTTTACATCCCCATCTTCTATTTCATTTCCAGAAAACTTATTGAAAATAACCTTATCTCCAACTTTAATTCCTTCTAATTTTTCTCCTTTTCCCAAAGCAATAACTTCCGCTTGATTTTGTGTATCTGTATTAGATGATTTTGAGCTAAGTAATATACCACTCTTAGTCTTTTCTTCTTTTTTTATTGGTTTTAACAGAACTCTTTCTCCAATAGGTTTGATATTCATAAAAATTTACCTCCTGATTTTTTGTTAGCACTTAATTAAGTAGAGTGCTAAATTTTTATAAGACAATAATAATATATTATTTTTCATTTGTCAATAGAAAAAACAACAATATTTATTTTTTAAAATATAATTTTTAGATTCTAATAAAAATTATGGACTTTTATAAAAAATATGATAAAATAAAATAGAATCTATAAAAGGAGGAGCAAAAATGTTAAATAAAGTAAACAAAATGAATTTTAATCCATCAACTTTGCCTATTATTACTCTTATGAATAGCATAAAAAATGAGAAGAGAAGTGGATTAGACTTGCAACCGACTTATCAAAGAGGTTACATTTGGGATAATGATTTTAAGGAAAAATTAATTTATAGTTTAACAAAACACTATCCAATAGGAAATATTATTATAAGAAATCTGGAAGAACCAAATGAAAAAAATTCAAAAAGTGAGGTTGTTGATGGTCAACAAAGATTAACAACAATTTATAAATTTGTTAATGATGAACTTATTGTTTCAGGAGAAATTGCTAGAAAAATAGTTGAGGAAAATATTGACTATTATGAAGAAGAATATTTAACAAATAAAGCAGTTGGAAAAATATTAAAGAAATTTAAAGAAAATAAAAAAATAGATTTAATTTTTTCATCTCTTCCAAATGGTCTTAAAAGTGATATAGAAACATTTCCATTATCTTTAACTTTTATATCAAATGCAAAAACAGAAGAAGTTTCTGAATATTTTAGATTTGTTCAGAATCAAGAAAGGTTAAAAGCAGGAGAAATTATTGGTTCTTTCCCTGATACCTATTTAGAAAAATATTTGAGAAAATTGAATAATAAAGAAAAATTATTAGAAATTCTTAATTTTAAAGATAATAGAAAAGAGTTTGAAAAAATCTTTTATAGTATGTTTGGAATATTAGAAAATAAAATAAAATTAGGTGGAACTGATAAAAATATCCAAGAATATGCTAGAAATAAGAATGATGATTTTACAGAAGAAGTGAATGAACAGGTAAATAATATGATAGCTAATTTAAATATTATTTCAAAATTAGAAAATAAAAATAAATTAGAAATCAGTTTTAATAAGAGATATTTAAAATTTTTATTGCTTATTTGTGCTTTAGGAAATTTGAATTTTAAAGAAAATGGAGAAAAAATATTATCAGATTTAAATATAATTAATGATAAATTATCAGCTTTTAATTCAGCTAAATCAAATGCTCTGGATAAAAAGTTTGGAAAATATTCTAGAAATAAAATAGAAGAATATAGAAAATTAAGTTTATTAGTAAAGGGAGCTCAAAAACTAATAGATGTAAAAAAAGGAATTAAATTTTTAGAAAAAGAACTAAAAAACAAATAATATAAAATGAGAAAGTTATAATAGACTAATAAAAAATACAGATTGCTACATTTGGTTTTATTGTAGTAATTTTTTATTATATTACTAAAATAAACATCAAAGAAAAATTATTTTGAAAAAAATAAAAATTTTAATATTATATAAAGTTATTCCATAATAATATTTTAAATTTGTTCTTGTATCAATTAATAAAGTATGGTAGAATTAGTTAAATATTTTGATTTAATAAATATTTTTAAAAGTTAATTTATAGGAGAAACAAACAAATGAAAAAATTTAGAAAAGAAAATGAAGTTGATGACTTAGATTTAGATAACTTAGAATTTGAAGAAGAAGTAATAGAAATAGAAGAAAAAAAAGATGATAAGAAAAAGTTAGCAAAAATAATTTTAAATATAGTTTTAATACTAGCAATAATAAAATTAGGTTCTAACATATTTCAAAGATATTATTTTAATGAATTTTACTATAAAGCACCAAATCTATTAGGACTTAATATAGATGAAGCTAAGAAAACTATATCTCATTCTGCTTTAAATATTAGAGAAATGGGAGAAGTGTATTCTGATTTACCTTATGGAACAGTTGCTTTACAAGAGCCATCAGAAGGTACTATTGTAAAAAGAGCAAGAAATATAAAAGTATGGGTAAGTAAAGAATCTCCATCAGTATTCTTAGATGATTTAGTAGGAATGAACTATATAGAAGCAAGCTCTTTACTTAATAAAAATGGTATGAAAGTTGGAGAAGTTAAAAGAATAAAATCAGATTTACCTATTAATCAAGTTATAGCAACTTCACCAAAAAGTGGAGAGCCTATATCAAGAGGACAAAAATTTGATTTCTTAATAAGTAATGGACTAGAATAAGGGGGTAAAAAAATTCAAGGGGTAGTGATAAATAAAATTCAAGGCTTTTATTATGTTGAAAGTAATGGTCAAGTTTTTGAATGTAAATTAAGAGGAATTTTAAAAAAAACTAATAATAAATATAATTGTGTTGTAGGAGATAGAGTTGAAATCTCAGAGGATAATTCAATAGTTGAGATATTTAAAAGAGATAATCTGCTTATAAGACCTATTGTTGCAAATGTTGATTATTTAGCAATACAGTTTGCAGCAAAGCATCCAAATATAGATTTTGAAAGAATAAATCTTCTGTTATTAACAGCATTTTATTATAAAATAAAACCTATTGTAATTGTAAATAAAATAGATTATTTAACAGAAGAAGAGTTAGTAGAATTAAAAGAAAAATTATCTTTTTTAGAAAGAATATCTGTTCCAATGTTTTTGATTTCTTGTTATCAAAATATTGGTTTAGAAGAAGTTGAAAATTTTTTAAAAGATAAAATAACAGTAATTGGTGGACCTAGTGGAGTAGGGAAATCAAGTTTTATTAATTTTTTACAAAGTGAAAGAATTTTAAAAACTGGTGAAATTAGTGAGAGATTACAAAGAGGAAAACATACAACAAGAGATTCTAATATGATTAAAATGAAAGCAGGTGGTTATATAATAGACACTCCTGGCTTTTCTTCAATAGAAGTTCCAAATATAGAAAATAGAGAAGAACTAATTTCATTATTCCCAGAATTTTTAAATATAGATAGCTGTAAATTTTTAAACTGTTCCCATATTCATGAGCCAGGTTGTAATGTAAAAAAACAAGTAGAAGAAAATAAAATATCAAAAGAAAGATATGATTTTTATAAAAAAACTTTGGAAATTTTATTAGAAAGGTGGAATTGATATGACTAATGGGATTAAAATAGCCCCGTCCATATTATCAAGTGATTTTTCAAAACTTGGTGAGGAAGTTGCGGCTATTGATAAAGCAGGAGCAGACTATGTACATATAGATGTTATGGATGGACAATTTGTACCTAACTTAACTTTTGGACCTCCTGTAATAAAATGTATTAGAAAATGTACTGGGCTCATATTTGATGTGCATTTGATGATAGATAAACCAGAAAGATATATTGAAGATTTTGTGAAAGCAGGAGCAGATATTGTTGTTGTACATGCAGAATCAACAATACATTTACATAGAGTTATACAACAAATTAAATCTTTTGGAATTAAAGCAGGAATATCGTTGAATCCATCCACACCAGAAGAAGTATTAAAATATGTTATAAATGATATTGATATGGTATTGGTTATGAGTGTAAACCCTGGTTTTGGAGGACAAAAATTTATACCAGCTGTGGTTGAAAAAATTAAGGCAATAAAGAAAATGAGAGTAGATATAGATATAGAAGTGGATGGTGGAATTACAGATGAAACTATAAAAGTTTGTGTAGATGCAGGAGCTAATATATTTGTAGCAGGTTCTTATGTATTTTCAGGAAATTATAAAGAAAGAATAGATTTATTAAAATTAAAAGCTAAATAAAGGAGGAAAACAATGTCAGTAAATATACAAAGAGTTAATGATGTTTTAGAGGAGTACTATAAATTATTTTATAAAACAGAGGATATGGCTTTAAAAAGAGGAATTAAAGCTTTAACACATACAGAATTACATATAATTGAATCAATAGGAGAAAATACCCAACTTACTATGAATGAACTTGCTGATAAAATTGGTATAACAATGGGGACAGCAACAGTTGCCATTTCAAAATTATCTGATAAAGGATATATTGATAGAGCAAGATCAACAACAGATAGAAGAAAGGTATTTGTATCGCTTACTAAAAAAGGTGTAGATGCTTTAACTTATCACAATAACTATCATAAAATGATTATGGCTTCTATCACTGAAAGTATACCTGATAAAGATTTAGAACAATTTGTTAAAACTTTTGAAGTAATCTTAGAATCTTTAAGAAATAAGACAGATTATTTTAAACCTATGACTATAACTGACTTTAAAGAAGGAACAAAGGTTTCTGTTGTTGAAATAAAAGGGACTCCTATTGTTCAAAATTATTTCTTAAATCATAATATAGAAAACTTTACACTTCTAAAAGTTTTAAAATCTAATGATAAATCACAATTTAAAATAGAAAAAGAAGATGGAGAAATTTTAACACTTGATATTTTAGATGCAAAAAATTTAATAGGAGTAAAAGCTGATTAATATGTTATATATAGATGGTATATCTCTTTCAAAAATAAAGGAAGAGTTAAAAAAAGGTTTAGAGGGCAAAAGAATAAATAGAATATTTAAAAATAATGAGTACACAATTTCAATACATTTTGGAAAAATTGAACTCTTACTTTCTTGTATACCAAGCTTACCTATTTGTTATATTACTAAAAGTAAAGAACAACCGATTTTGGATATAGCTTCATCAATAATTTCTAATTTAAGGAAAAATTTGATGAATGCTATGTTAACAGATATAGAACAGCTAGGGTTTGATAGGATCCTAGCTTTTCATTTTTCAAGAATAAATGAATTAGGT is a genomic window of Fusobacterium nucleatum containing:
- the groL gene encoding chaperonin GroEL (60 kDa chaperone family; promotes refolding of misfolded polypeptides especially under stressful conditions; forms two stacked rings of heptamers to form a barrel-shaped 14mer; ends can be capped by GroES; misfolded proteins enter the barrel where they are refolded when GroES binds), with the translated sequence MAKIINFNDEARKKLEIGVNTLADAVKVTLGPRGRNVVLEKSYGAPLITNDGVTIAKEIELEDPFENMGAALVKEVAIKSNDVAGDGTTTATILAQAIVKEGLKMLSAGANPIFLKKGIELAAKEAVEVLKDKAKKIESNEEISQVASISAGDEEIGKLIAQAMAKVGETGVITVEEAKSLETTLEIVEGMQFDKGYVSPYMVTDSERMTAELDNPLILLTDKKISSMKELLPLLEQTVQMSKPVLIVADDIEGEALTTLVINKLRGTLNVVAVKAPAFGDRRKAILEDIAILTGGEVISEEKGMKLEEATIEQLGKAKTVKVTKDLTVIVDGGGQQKDISARVNSIKAQIAETTSDYDKEKLQERLAKLSGGVAVIKVGAATEVEMKDKKLRIEDALNATRAAVEEGIVAGGGTILLDIIESMKDFNETDEIAMGIEIVKRALEAPIKQIAENCGLNGGVVLEKVRMSPKGFGFDAKNEKYVNMIESGIIDPAKVTRAAIQNSTSVASLLLTTEVVIANKKEEEKAPMGAGGMMPGMM
- a CDS encoding co-chaperone GroES, which encodes MNIKPIGERVLLKPIKKEEKTKSGILLSSKSSNTDTQNQAEVIALGKGEKLEGIKVGDKVIFNKFSGNEIEDGDVKYLIVNAEDILAIIG
- a CDS encoding DUF262 domain-containing protein, with translation MLNKVNKMNFNPSTLPIITLMNSIKNEKRSGLDLQPTYQRGYIWDNDFKEKLIYSLTKHYPIGNIIIRNLEEPNEKNSKSEVVDGQQRLTTIYKFVNDELIVSGEIARKIVEENIDYYEEEYLTNKAVGKILKKFKENKKIDLIFSSLPNGLKSDIETFPLSLTFISNAKTEEVSEYFRFVQNQERLKAGEIIGSFPDTYLEKYLRKLNNKEKLLEILNFKDNRKEFEKIFYSMFGILENKIKLGGTDKNIQEYARNKNDDFTEEVNEQVNNMIANLNIISKLENKNKLEISFNKRYLKFLLLICALGNLNFKENGEKILSDLNIINDKLSAFNSAKSNALDKKFGKYSRNKIEEYRKLSLLVKGAQKLIDVKKGIKFLEKELKNK
- a CDS encoding PASTA domain-containing protein, with protein sequence MKKFRKENEVDDLDLDNLEFEEEVIEIEEKKDDKKKLAKIILNIVLILAIIKLGSNIFQRYYFNEFYYKAPNLLGLNIDEAKKTISHSALNIREMGEVYSDLPYGTVALQEPSEGTIVKRARNIKVWVSKESPSVFLDDLVGMNYIEASSLLNKNGMKVGEVKRIKSDLPINQVIATSPKSGEPISRGQKFDFLISNGLE
- the rsgA gene encoding ribosome small subunit-dependent GTPase A translates to MNKIQGFYYVESNGQVFECKLRGILKKTNNKYNCVVGDRVEISEDNSIVEIFKRDNLLIRPIVANVDYLAIQFAAKHPNIDFERINLLLLTAFYYKIKPIVIVNKIDYLTEEELVELKEKLSFLERISVPMFLISCYQNIGLEEVENFLKDKITVIGGPSGVGKSSFINFLQSERILKTGEISERLQRGKHTTRDSNMIKMKAGGYIIDTPGFSSIEVPNIENREELISLFPEFLNIDSCKFLNCSHIHEPGCNVKKQVEENKISKERYDFYKKTLEILLERWN
- the rpe gene encoding ribulose-phosphate 3-epimerase, with the protein product MTNGIKIAPSILSSDFSKLGEEVAAIDKAGADYVHIDVMDGQFVPNLTFGPPVIKCIRKCTGLIFDVHLMIDKPERYIEDFVKAGADIVVVHAESTIHLHRVIQQIKSFGIKAGISLNPSTPEEVLKYVINDIDMVLVMSVNPGFGGQKFIPAVVEKIKAIKKMRVDIDIEVDGGITDETIKVCVDAGANIFVAGSYVFSGNYKERIDLLKLKAK
- a CDS encoding MarR family winged helix-turn-helix transcriptional regulator, which translates into the protein MSVNIQRVNDVLEEYYKLFYKTEDMALKRGIKALTHTELHIIESIGENTQLTMNELADKIGITMGTATVAISKLSDKGYIDRARSTTDRRKVFVSLTKKGVDALTYHNNYHKMIMASITESIPDKDLEQFVKTFEVILESLRNKTDYFKPMTITDFKEGTKVSVVEIKGTPIVQNYFLNHNIENFTLLKVLKSNDKSQFKIEKEDGEILTLDILDAKNLIGVKAD